Below is a genomic region from Isosphaeraceae bacterium EP7.
AAGACCGAGACCGCCTTGACGACGCGATGCCTCCGGGTTCCCCTGCTCGAAGGCGTTGAAGACCCGGGGCAGGAACTCCGGGTCGATCCCATCGCCCGAGTCTGAAATCTCGATCGCCAGGCGCCCCGACCCGGCATCCATCGAGCGGATCCGGATGATCCCCCCCGGGGGCGTGAACTTCGCCGCGTTCGTGATCAAATTCCAGAACACCTGCTGAAGTCGCGACGAGTCACCCCACACCAGATGGGACGCCGCCCGCATCGCCTGCGAGACTTCCAGCTGCTTGGAGTCCACCTCCACATGGCACAGTTCCACGGCCGAACGCAGTACGACGTGCGCGTCGAGCACCTCGAAGTGCAAATCCGGCTTCCCTCGCCCGGCCCGTGTCACCTCGAGAAGGTCATCGATCAGTCGCGACTCGAGCTCCACGTTGCGGCGGATCGTGGCAAGGTCCGCTCGCAGCCAATCGGCAAGGTCGGCCATCGACTCCATGCGGGAGACCGTCGCCAGCACCGGCGTCAGCGGCGTCTTCAGTTCGTGGCTCAGAGCCGACAGGAACATGTCTTTGGCGCGGCCCGACACCTCGGCCTGATCCTGGGCACGCACCAGCTCCGCTTCGGCACGCTTCCGATCCGTGATGTCGCGGGCGATCTTCGACGCGCCGATCAATCGACCGGCCCGGTCCCGGATCGGCGAGATCGTCAACGAGACGTCGACCAGCACGCCGTCCTTGCGCCGGCGGACCGTCTCGAAGTGATCTACCCGATGGCCTCCACGAAGCCTCTCGAGGATTGCCGCCGCCTCATCGAGACGGTCGGCCGGGATAATCCGCGAGATCGACTCGCCGACGGCCTCCTGCTCCTCGTAGCCGAAGAGCCGCGCCGCGGCAGCGTTCCAGGAAGTCACCACCCCACCGAGGTCCTTGGCGATGATTGCGTCGTCGGACGACCCCACGATCGCTGCCAGCCGGGCGTTCGTCGCCTCGGCACGTTTCCGATCCGTGATTTCGCGGATGTTGCACTGGATGATCAGGTGGTCGCCCGTCCGGTACACGTTGCTTACGAACTCCACCTCCACGCGGCGGCCGTCTCGCGTTTCCAGCGGCAGGTCGTCATACCTCACGTACCCCAACGCCTGGAGTTCGCGGAATGCCGCGCGGCTGGCCCCCTCGTCACCCAGAAGGCCGATCTCCCACAGGTGACGTCCTTCCACCTCTGCACGCGAGTAGCCGAGAAGCCCCAGCAAGTATGGGTTCGCGTCGACGATCGCCCCGCTGTCACGGTCGACGAATAAGATCCCGTCGCGGGCCGCTTCAAAGAGCCGTCGGAACTGCTGCTCGGAGTCCGCCAACGAGAGCACCGGCCGAGGGACGTCCCCCGGGGCCGGCGGATCCCCAGCGTCGATCGAGTCTGCGGCTGCGTTCGCGGCC
It encodes:
- a CDS encoding PAS domain S-box protein, with the translated sequence MLSLADSEQQFRRLFEAARDGILFVDRDSGAIVDANPYLLGLLGYSRAEVEGRHLWEIGLLGDEGASRAAFRELQALGYVRYDDLPLETRDGRRVEVEFVSNVYRTGDHLIIQCNIREITDRKRAEATNARLAAIVGSSDDAIIAKDLGGVVTSWNAAAARLFGYEEQEAVGESISRIIPADRLDEAAAILERLRGGHRVDHFETVRRRKDGVLVDVSLTISPIRDRAGRLIGASKIARDITDRKRAEAELVRAQDQAEVSGRAKDMFLSALSHELKTPLTPVLATVSRMESMADLADWLRADLATIRRNVELESRLIDDLLEVTRAGRGKPDLHFEVLDAHVVLRSAVELCHVEVDSKQLEVSQAMRAASHLVWGDSSRLQQVFWNLITNAAKFTPPGGIIRIRSMDAGSGRLAIEISDSGDGIDPEFLPRVFNAFEQGNPEASRRQGGLGLGLSIAKLLVDQHGGALTAASDGLGLGSTFRVELEQVAGVEVEQLACVESEYSACVQLETLAGAEASTPSPRSTSRPSELPLRLLLVDDNPDTLRAVGQLLRTMGFALRTASNVAEAMEALSLERFDLLISDIGLPDGSGLEIMHHSRDAFGLKGIAFSGYSSPQDVSDSLAAGFSHHLPKPSSLNQLVDLIRRTAA